In Vibrio alfacsensis, the following proteins share a genomic window:
- a CDS encoding ACP phosphodiesterase, with amino-acid sequence MNFLAHLHIAEQCHSHLMGNLLGDFVKGDPSKQYRSEISNGIKLHRFVDRITDHHSIVNECKPLFTGVARRFAPIALDMFWDHCLAKHWQSFSDQPLDTFVRYAYSQVNEQISEDLPSRFLLLHSRMWQGGWLQSYRELQNIEFALHRMSQRSPRMADLTTTFEVLDNEYTELESKFSPLYQDVLAQAYQYHQQLMNS; translated from the coding sequence ATGAACTTTTTAGCCCACCTGCATATCGCAGAACAATGTCATAGCCATTTGATGGGAAACTTGCTTGGAGACTTCGTAAAAGGAGATCCAAGCAAGCAATATCGATCAGAGATTTCCAATGGCATCAAATTGCATCGCTTTGTTGATCGCATCACCGATCATCATTCCATCGTTAACGAATGCAAGCCACTCTTTACTGGAGTGGCTCGAAGATTCGCGCCCATTGCTCTAGATATGTTTTGGGATCACTGCTTGGCCAAGCATTGGCAATCGTTTAGCGATCAACCTTTAGATACTTTTGTTCGTTATGCTTATTCGCAAGTGAACGAACAAATATCCGAGGACCTACCATCGCGATTTTTATTGCTTCATAGCCGAATGTGGCAGGGAGGTTGGCTTCAATCTTACCGCGAGTTGCAAAACATTGAATTTGCGCTTCACAGAATGTCTCAACGAAGCCCAAGAATGGCAGACCTGACCACAACCTTTGAAGTGTTAGATAACGAATATACGGAATTAGAGTCCAAGTTTTCACCACTCTATCAAGACGTATTAGCGCAAGCTTATCAATATCATCAACAACTGATGAATTCTTAG
- the focA gene encoding formate transporter FocA: MAVTNSQNHQYFSPKEMMAEAEKFALSKANKTSGMTLGLAIMAGAFIGLAFLFYITVTTGSADAGWGLSRLAGGLAFSMGLILIVICGGELFTSSVLSSISWANKQISFGKMLSIWGKVYVGNFIGAMFLLALVSAAGLYQMDAGQWGLNALNIAQHKLHHTLVQAFALGILCNLLVCLAIWLTFSSANAMTKAAMTILPVAMFVSSGFEHCVANMFMVPLGIVIANFAPESFWTSVGVSASQYADLSVGHFITANLIPVTLGNIVGGAVLVGLANWCIYRRPELKAANVSSITNTTKLTSVKESIMKNASIVKEIMNPSPVTLSVEMPVSTALDTLLDNNLISAPVVDIENRLVGFLSAHDVMVELWCQDYIPAQEQKVVDLMSRDVVAIDASDRLVDVVEFLCIDKEQLYPTTSMGMATRFTSLSLEERAKSMKVSKPQVLPVLENGIMVGVVTRNEVLKALRPVYGERLNLVEDKVLATA; the protein is encoded by the coding sequence ATGGCGGTGACCAACTCTCAAAATCACCAGTATTTCTCACCAAAAGAAATGATGGCTGAAGCTGAGAAGTTTGCCCTTAGCAAAGCAAACAAAACCAGTGGTATGACGCTGGGGTTAGCAATCATGGCAGGCGCATTTATCGGTTTGGCATTTTTGTTTTACATCACAGTGACAACAGGCAGCGCTGACGCAGGTTGGGGCCTTAGCCGACTTGCAGGTGGTTTAGCATTCAGTATGGGTTTGATACTCATCGTTATTTGCGGTGGTGAGTTGTTTACCAGTTCAGTGCTTTCAAGCATCTCATGGGCAAACAAACAAATCTCTTTTGGCAAGATGCTGTCGATTTGGGGCAAGGTTTATGTCGGTAACTTTATCGGGGCGATGTTCTTACTTGCATTGGTAAGCGCTGCAGGCTTGTACCAAATGGATGCCGGTCAATGGGGTTTAAACGCACTAAACATTGCGCAACACAAGCTTCACCACACGTTAGTACAAGCGTTTGCACTGGGCATTCTATGTAACTTGTTGGTTTGTCTTGCAATCTGGTTAACGTTTAGTTCGGCAAACGCAATGACAAAAGCAGCGATGACCATCCTACCCGTTGCAATGTTCGTGAGCAGTGGCTTTGAGCACTGTGTAGCAAACATGTTTATGGTACCGCTTGGCATCGTAATCGCGAACTTCGCACCAGAGTCATTCTGGACTTCAGTCGGCGTATCGGCTTCTCAATATGCAGATCTAAGTGTTGGCCATTTTATCACAGCAAACTTGATTCCAGTGACACTTGGCAACATTGTCGGCGGCGCAGTATTGGTTGGCTTGGCCAACTGGTGTATCTATCGCCGACCAGAACTTAAAGCAGCAAACGTTTCATCAATCACAAACACTACAAAACTCACGTCAGTTAAGGAAAGCATTATGAAAAACGCATCAATTGTAAAAGAGATCATGAACCCGAGCCCAGTTACTCTGAGCGTAGAAATGCCAGTTTCAACTGCACTAGATACCCTATTGGACAACAATCTAATCAGTGCTCCTGTTGTTGACATCGAAAACCGTTTGGTTGGTTTCTTATCTGCTCATGACGTAATGGTTGAATTGTGGTGCCAAGATTACATCCCAGCACAAGAACAAAAAGTGGTCGACTTGATGAGCCGTGACGTTGTAGCTATTGACGCTAGTGACCGTTTAGTGGACGTGGTTGAGTTTCTATGTATCGATAAAGAGCAACTATACCCAACAACAAGTATGGGCATGGCAACTCGCTTTACTTCTCTTTCATTAGAAGAGCGTGCAAAAAGCATGAAAGTAAGCAAGCCTCAAGTATTACCAGTCCTCGAGAACGGCATCATGGTTGGTGTGGTAACGCGTAACGAAGTCCTAAAAGCATTACGCCCTGTTTACGGTGAGCGTCTAAATCTTGTGGAAGATAAAGTTCTAGCAACGGCATAA
- a CDS encoding AraC family transcriptional regulator, giving the protein MTLAELMQQYAIKAKMNDLEGIRETAIEGVWFYRSSQGNRRQPFVYQSGIIVLGQGNKNIHIGQTPVRYGPDDYLVVGVPMPLECEAIATNNEPLLGISIDISPALLHKLVKKLEASRYKNVCEEASQCGLKSVKMNDAMLDACKRLMIALCNELDVVMLGELLLEEIVYRALVSDSGHVLFELAYQEGAYARVAKALNRVHQEYHEQLNVQELAEEANMSISAFHQAFRNVTLESPLQYIKKVRLNKARELIQIEGRRVNDAARLVGYSSPSQFSREYKRHFNETPRAAKL; this is encoded by the coding sequence ATGACACTTGCAGAATTGATGCAACAATACGCGATAAAAGCGAAGATGAACGATTTAGAGGGAATAAGAGAAACGGCCATTGAAGGGGTTTGGTTTTACCGCAGCAGCCAAGGGAATCGTAGACAGCCATTTGTTTATCAATCCGGCATCATTGTGTTAGGCCAGGGCAACAAGAATATTCATATAGGGCAAACGCCCGTTCGTTATGGGCCAGATGACTATTTAGTGGTTGGTGTCCCAATGCCTCTAGAGTGCGAAGCCATCGCGACGAATAATGAGCCATTGCTTGGTATTTCGATTGATATTTCCCCAGCATTGTTACACAAACTCGTAAAAAAATTAGAAGCAAGCCGATATAAAAACGTGTGTGAGGAGGCCTCTCAATGTGGTTTGAAGTCGGTGAAAATGAATGATGCCATGCTTGATGCCTGTAAGCGCCTAATGATCGCATTGTGTAATGAGCTTGATGTTGTAATGCTTGGTGAACTATTACTCGAAGAGATCGTCTATCGAGCGTTGGTCAGTGACTCAGGTCATGTATTGTTTGAGTTGGCGTATCAAGAGGGCGCTTATGCTAGAGTTGCGAAAGCATTGAACCGAGTTCATCAGGAATATCATGAGCAACTAAACGTGCAAGAACTTGCCGAAGAAGCCAATATGAGTATTTCCGCTTTCCATCAAGCTTTTCGCAATGTCACACTTGAATCTCCTTTGCAGTACATTAAAAAAGTAAGATTAAACAAAGCGCGAGAACTGATTCAGATCGAGGGTAGAAGAGTGAATGATGCCGCGCGCCTTGTTGGTTATAGCAGCCCTTCTCAATTTAGCCGTGAATATAAGCGACATTTTAATGAGACGCCGCGCGCAGCAAAGTTATGA
- a CDS encoding cytochrome b gives MDTQVKNYNLFARVMHWLSALCIIGLFAVGLWMVDLGYYSEWYRTAPHYHRSVGLLLAALTLLRIIWKQVTNSPSVVGKPFEVLAAKAAHSMMYLLLITIFISGYLISTSDGRGIEVFNWFTVPGAGELFPNQSDIAGEVHFYAAWAVILMAGLHAAAALKHHFIDKDNTLRKMLGASK, from the coding sequence ATGGATACACAAGTAAAGAACTACAACTTATTCGCTAGAGTCATGCACTGGCTTTCCGCGTTATGCATCATTGGTTTGTTTGCTGTTGGGTTGTGGATGGTTGATCTTGGTTACTACAGCGAATGGTATCGTACAGCACCGCATTACCATCGTTCAGTTGGTCTGTTATTAGCAGCTCTCACTTTGCTTCGTATCATATGGAAGCAGGTTACGAATTCTCCAAGCGTAGTGGGTAAGCCTTTTGAAGTGCTTGCGGCAAAAGCGGCACACAGCATGATGTATTTGTTACTTATCACTATCTTTATTTCTGGATACTTAATCTCTACTTCGGATGGTCGAGGAATCGAAGTTTTCAACTGGTTTACGGTACCTGGTGCAGGGGAATTGTTCCCGAATCAATCCGATATTGCCGGTGAAGTTCACTTTTATGCAGCCTGGGCTGTGATCCTTATGGCAGGCTTGCATGCTGCTGCCGCACTCAAACATCACTTTATCGATAAAGACAACACATTAAGAAAAATGTTAGGAGCTTCAAAATGA
- a CDS encoding inosine/guanosine kinase translates to MKFPGQRKSKHYFPTHARDPLVNQIRQTPKLYRPTIVGVGQTIVDIEARVDDDFLAKYNLSKGHSLVLEESKADALYEELVEKGLITHQYPGDTIGNTLHNYSVLADSKSVLLGVMSKNIQVGSFAYRYLCRTSSRMNLNHLQTVDGPIGRCYTLITQDGERTFAINEGHMNKLSPESIPEEVFQKASALVVSSYLMRGKEEDQMPQAVQRAIEFAKKHDVPVVLTLGTKYVIEGNAKWWQEYIRDNVSVVAMNEEEGAALTGETDPLAAADKALEWVDLVLCTAGPNGLYMAGYTDEKVKRETMHDILEGSIDEFNKFEFSRAMRKNDCQDPMKVYSHIGPYLGGPLEIKNTNGAGDAALSALLHDMAANSFHQKEVPNSEKHEVRCLTYSSLSQICKYANRVSYEVLTQHSPRLSRALPEREDSLEETYWDR, encoded by the coding sequence ATGAAGTTTCCTGGACAGCGTAAATCAAAACACTACTTCCCAACTCACGCTCGAGATCCATTAGTTAACCAAATTCGACAAACGCCTAAACTGTATCGTCCAACGATTGTCGGTGTTGGCCAAACCATCGTAGATATTGAAGCGCGCGTAGACGACGACTTTCTAGCGAAATACAACCTAAGTAAAGGTCATTCTCTTGTTCTTGAAGAGAGCAAAGCAGATGCATTGTACGAAGAGTTAGTTGAAAAAGGCCTGATTACACATCAATATCCTGGTGATACTATCGGAAACACGTTACACAACTATTCAGTACTAGCAGACAGCAAATCTGTGTTGCTGGGTGTCATGTCGAAAAACATTCAGGTAGGCTCGTTTGCATACCGCTACCTATGCCGCACTTCTTCTCGCATGAACCTAAACCACCTACAAACAGTAGACGGCCCTATTGGTCGCTGTTACACGCTCATCACTCAAGACGGTGAACGTACTTTCGCGATTAACGAAGGCCACATGAACAAACTGTCTCCTGAGAGTATTCCTGAAGAAGTCTTCCAGAAAGCGTCTGCGCTTGTTGTATCGTCTTACTTAATGCGTGGCAAAGAAGAAGATCAGATGCCTCAAGCAGTGCAGCGTGCGATTGAGTTTGCTAAAAAGCATGACGTGCCAGTTGTCCTTACTCTAGGCACCAAATACGTTATCGAAGGTAACGCTAAGTGGTGGCAAGAGTACATTCGAGACAATGTATCCGTTGTTGCAATGAATGAAGAAGAAGGCGCTGCGCTTACTGGTGAAACGGATCCACTCGCGGCGGCAGACAAAGCACTTGAATGGGTTGATCTTGTATTGTGTACCGCCGGACCAAATGGTCTTTACATGGCAGGTTACACTGATGAAAAAGTGAAACGTGAAACCATGCATGACATTCTTGAGGGCTCAATCGACGAATTTAACAAATTCGAATTTAGCCGTGCAATGCGTAAAAACGATTGCCAAGATCCAATGAAAGTATATTCACACATTGGTCCTTACCTTGGTGGTCCACTAGAAATCAAAAACACGAACGGTGCTGGTGATGCCGCACTCTCTGCGCTTTTGCATGATATGGCTGCCAATTCTTTCCACCAGAAAGAAGTACCAAACTCAGAAAAACACGAAGTTCGTTGTTTGACGTATTCATCTCTTTCTCAAATTTGTAAATACGCAAACCGTGTAAGCTATGAAGTACTCACTCAGCACTCTCCTCGCCTATCACGTGCATTACCAGAAAGAGAAGACAGTCTTGAAGAGACTTATTGGGATCGCTGA
- a CDS encoding iron-containing alcohol dehydrogenase: MNFSYVNPTQIFFGQGQIAAIKDAIPADQKVLVIYGGGSIKSNGVYDQVTQALEGRDWLEFSGVEPNPTKETLDKAVAIVKEQNVDFILAVGGGSVIDGSKYVAASAKYDGDGWDIMVGKHQVTEATPLAAILTLPATGSESNMGAVITKKETQDKLAFLAPAVQPKFAVLDPDVMKTLPERQLINGLVDAWVHVCEQYLTLPTGAMVQDGYAEALLKNLKVLGDQFAERDNDQWRANLMWTANQALNGLIGSGVPQDWATHMIGHELTALWHVDHARSLAIIQPSLLRNQMQFKRPKLEQMGRNVFGLAEGEDLAERTIEAIEAFYHQLGVATQLENYGDDRETAINAVIDQLNKHGMTVLGENQAIDLDNSRKILDLAVA, encoded by the coding sequence ATGAACTTTTCATACGTCAACCCAACTCAAATTTTCTTCGGCCAAGGCCAAATCGCGGCAATTAAAGACGCTATCCCAGCCGATCAAAAAGTCCTAGTCATCTATGGCGGTGGTTCTATCAAGAGCAACGGTGTTTATGATCAAGTGACTCAAGCGCTCGAAGGTCGTGACTGGCTTGAGTTTTCAGGTGTAGAGCCAAACCCAACAAAAGAGACACTAGATAAAGCGGTTGCTATCGTAAAAGAGCAAAACGTTGACTTTATCCTAGCTGTTGGTGGTGGTTCAGTTATCGATGGTTCTAAGTACGTTGCAGCATCTGCAAAATACGATGGTGACGGCTGGGACATCATGGTAGGCAAACATCAAGTAACAGAAGCAACGCCGCTTGCTGCGATTCTTACTTTGCCTGCTACAGGTTCTGAATCAAACATGGGCGCAGTTATCACTAAGAAAGAAACCCAAGACAAATTGGCATTTCTAGCGCCTGCTGTTCAGCCGAAATTTGCCGTACTTGATCCAGACGTAATGAAAACGCTACCTGAGCGTCAGCTTATCAACGGTCTGGTTGATGCGTGGGTACACGTATGTGAGCAATACCTAACGCTGCCAACTGGCGCAATGGTTCAAGACGGTTACGCAGAAGCGCTACTTAAAAACCTAAAAGTATTGGGTGATCAGTTCGCGGAGCGCGATAATGACCAATGGCGTGCGAACCTAATGTGGACAGCAAACCAAGCATTGAACGGTCTAATCGGCAGCGGCGTTCCTCAAGACTGGGCGACGCACATGATTGGCCACGAACTGACTGCACTATGGCACGTAGACCACGCACGTTCACTAGCCATCATTCAACCATCACTACTTCGTAATCAAATGCAGTTCAAGCGTCCAAAACTTGAACAAATGGGCCGCAACGTATTTGGCTTAGCAGAGGGAGAAGATTTGGCGGAACGCACAATTGAAGCGATTGAAGCGTTCTACCATCAACTTGGGGTTGCAACACAACTTGAGAACTACGGCGATGATCGTGAAACTGCGATCAATGCAGTGATTGACCAATTAAATAAACACGGCATGACGGTTCTGGGTGAAAATCAAGCGATCGATCTGGATAACAGCCGCAAGATTTTGGACTTGGCGGTCGCTTAA
- a CDS encoding DUF1097 domain-containing protein — protein sequence MTTLLAISITTGILSGVWGWIAISLGLLSWAGFLGCTSYFASPTGGLKGLAESLLTNMTGVFWAMVIIYGSTYVGLEIIGYVITAIVAFFMCIQAKQAWLAYIPGTFIGSCATFAADGNWQLVIPSLILGGVFGYLMKATGLWLHAKSATTTSLAEQVQ from the coding sequence ATGACAACACTTTTAGCGATATCTATAACAACTGGTATTCTCTCTGGCGTTTGGGGCTGGATTGCAATTTCCCTTGGTCTACTATCTTGGGCTGGTTTTCTTGGCTGTACGAGTTACTTCGCATCCCCAACGGGTGGTTTGAAAGGCCTTGCAGAAAGTTTGCTTACCAATATGACAGGCGTATTTTGGGCAATGGTGATCATATATGGCTCAACTTATGTCGGTTTAGAGATCATTGGTTATGTAATTACGGCTATAGTGGCATTTTTCATGTGCATTCAAGCTAAGCAAGCTTGGTTGGCTTATATCCCAGGTACTTTTATTGGTTCATGCGCAACATTTGCCGCAGATGGCAATTGGCAGTTGGTGATACCGTCCCTTATTTTAGGTGGTGTGTTCGGCTATCTAATGAAAGCTACTGGACTTTGGTTACATGCGAAATCAGCGACCACTACTTCGCTTGCTGAGCAAGTACAGTAG
- a CDS encoding LysR substrate-binding domain-containing protein, producing the protein MRYSLKQLAVFDAVADTGSVSQAADKLALTQSATSMSLAQLEKMLGRPLFERQGKQMALTHWGMWLRPKAKRLLQDALQIEMGFYEQHLLSGHIRLGASQTPAEHLVPDLISIIDNDFPEMRISLGVQSTQAVIDGVLDYKYDLGVIEGRCDDNRLHQEIWCRDHLTVVAASHHPFAKNDSVSLAQLEHAKWVLREHGSGTRKIFDSSIHHLIEDLDVWREYEHVPVLRSLVANGQYLTCLPYLDVERYIEAGELVALNVPDLKMDRTLSFIWRADMAENPLVDCIKREGLRMMKGKRSVL; encoded by the coding sequence TTGCGCTACTCACTTAAACAATTAGCGGTATTTGACGCAGTTGCAGACACCGGCAGTGTAAGCCAGGCCGCAGATAAACTGGCTCTGACACAATCAGCGACGAGTATGTCGCTTGCGCAATTGGAAAAAATGCTTGGAAGGCCTTTGTTTGAAAGGCAGGGTAAGCAAATGGCGTTAACGCATTGGGGGATGTGGTTAAGGCCAAAAGCGAAACGTCTATTACAAGATGCCTTGCAAATTGAAATGGGGTTTTACGAGCAGCATTTGTTGAGTGGACATATTCGACTGGGAGCAAGTCAAACCCCAGCAGAACACTTAGTTCCAGACCTTATCAGTATCATTGATAATGATTTTCCAGAAATGCGAATTTCACTTGGCGTGCAAAGTACGCAAGCCGTTATTGATGGTGTTTTAGATTACAAATACGATTTGGGCGTGATTGAAGGACGTTGTGACGATAACCGTTTACACCAAGAAATTTGGTGTCGTGACCACCTTACTGTAGTTGCAGCGTCTCACCACCCATTTGCTAAGAATGATTCCGTAAGTTTGGCGCAACTTGAACACGCTAAATGGGTTCTACGTGAGCATGGCTCTGGTACTCGCAAAATTTTTGATAGCTCTATTCATCATCTTATTGAAGATTTGGACGTTTGGCGTGAATACGAACACGTGCCAGTTTTGCGTAGCCTTGTTGCCAACGGCCAGTACTTGACGTGTTTGCCATATTTAGACGTAGAGAGGTATATCGAAGCAGGTGAGCTTGTCGCTTTGAACGTGCCAGATTTAAAAATGGATCGTACGTTGTCCTTTATTTGGCGAGCAGACATGGCTGAGAACCCGCTTGTCGACTGTATTAAACGAGAGGGCTTGCGAATGATGAAAGGTAAGCGCTCGGTTTTGTAG
- a CDS encoding DUF2164 domain-containing protein, protein MIKLERSQKEALANAIQDYMQDELSIEIGQFDSEFLIDFVTEKLGPLYYNKGIEDAKSVIEKRMLEMTDELYEIEQEVQL, encoded by the coding sequence ATGATTAAATTAGAGCGTTCTCAAAAAGAGGCATTAGCAAACGCGATTCAAGATTACATGCAAGATGAACTGAGTATAGAGATTGGTCAGTTTGATAGTGAGTTCTTAATTGACTTTGTCACTGAAAAACTTGGACCTCTTTATTACAACAAAGGTATTGAAGATGCCAAGTCTGTGATTGAAAAGCGGATGTTAGAAATGACGGATGAGTTGTATGAAATAGAGCAAGAAGTCCAATTATAG
- a CDS encoding formate--tetrahydrofolate ligase codes for MLSDIEICRNTPLSSIETVAGNAGLLPHEFDTHGKHKAKVHPQCLERLNDNQDGKLVLVTAITPTPLGEGKTVTTIGLSQGLAKINQSVMACIRQPSMGPVFGVKGGAAGGGYSQVAPMDELNLHLTGDIHAVTAAHNLASAAIDARVYHELREGFDAFEARTGLKALKIDVERITWKRVMDHNDRALRMVKIGLNEDGKTINGFEREEGFDISAASELMAILALAKDLKDLRQRIGRIVVAYNLDGLPVTTEDLQVAGAMAVTLKETIAPTLMQTLEGVPTLIHAGPFANIAHGNSSIIADEIALKLSSYVVTEGGFGSDMGFEKACNIKASAAKRAPDCVVIVATLRGLKANSGHYDLRPGMAIPDSIFSPDHEALKAGFENLKWHINNVHKYGLPAVVAINQFPQDSVDELLELKSLIHTFNPDVKVAVSTAFANGGEGAVELAQYVVETCETSSNFRPLYQKEQSLIEKLMAVCEVGYGASNIEMSELAKAQLAHFEQLGFDDLAVCIAKTPLSITTDSAVKGAPTGFSVPIRELRLCAGAGFVYALSGSIMTMPGLPDKPAFMNLDLDDFGNIIGLS; via the coding sequence ATGCTGTCTGATATTGAAATTTGCCGAAACACACCGTTGTCTTCGATTGAAACTGTTGCCGGGAATGCCGGCCTTTTACCACACGAATTCGATACACACGGAAAACACAAAGCTAAAGTTCATCCCCAATGCCTTGAGCGCCTTAATGACAATCAAGATGGGAAATTAGTACTGGTCACTGCCATTACCCCTACCCCACTAGGTGAGGGAAAAACGGTAACAACCATTGGTCTTTCGCAAGGCCTCGCTAAAATCAATCAATCGGTCATGGCCTGCATACGCCAACCTTCAATGGGACCTGTATTCGGTGTCAAAGGAGGCGCCGCTGGCGGTGGTTACTCTCAAGTCGCGCCAATGGATGAATTGAATCTGCATCTAACTGGCGACATTCATGCTGTCACTGCGGCCCATAACCTTGCTTCTGCAGCAATAGATGCACGCGTCTATCATGAGCTGCGTGAGGGGTTTGATGCATTTGAAGCAAGAACAGGGCTGAAAGCGCTAAAAATCGATGTAGAGCGTATTACATGGAAACGTGTAATGGACCACAATGATCGTGCACTCCGTATGGTTAAAATCGGTTTGAACGAAGATGGTAAAACCATTAACGGCTTTGAACGCGAAGAAGGGTTTGATATCTCGGCGGCATCCGAGTTAATGGCAATCCTTGCCTTAGCAAAAGATTTAAAAGATCTTCGTCAACGAATTGGACGCATTGTTGTCGCTTACAACCTTGATGGCCTTCCAGTAACCACAGAAGATCTCCAAGTTGCAGGTGCAATGGCGGTAACGTTGAAAGAAACCATCGCCCCTACACTCATGCAAACACTCGAGGGCGTTCCGACCCTGATCCATGCTGGACCATTTGCGAACATTGCACATGGAAACTCATCCATCATTGCTGACGAAATTGCACTAAAACTTTCTAGTTACGTTGTCACAGAGGGTGGTTTTGGTTCAGATATGGGGTTTGAAAAGGCATGTAACATTAAAGCTTCAGCTGCAAAAAGAGCACCAGATTGTGTAGTTATTGTTGCGACGCTACGAGGACTAAAAGCAAACTCAGGCCACTATGACCTCCGCCCAGGAATGGCAATTCCAGATTCAATCTTCTCGCCTGATCATGAGGCCTTAAAAGCGGGATTTGAAAACCTAAAATGGCATATCAATAATGTTCATAAGTATGGTCTTCCTGCTGTCGTCGCGATTAACCAGTTCCCACAAGACTCTGTCGATGAATTACTCGAATTGAAATCGCTTATTCACACTTTCAATCCCGATGTTAAAGTGGCTGTAAGTACCGCTTTTGCTAATGGCGGAGAAGGTGCTGTTGAGCTTGCGCAGTACGTGGTAGAGACATGTGAGACATCATCAAATTTCCGTCCGCTTTATCAAAAAGAGCAATCTTTAATAGAGAAACTCATGGCGGTGTGTGAAGTCGGCTATGGTGCATCAAATATTGAAATGAGTGAATTAGCCAAAGCTCAACTGGCTCATTTTGAACAACTTGGATTTGATGATCTCGCGGTTTGTATCGCTAAAACACCACTCTCGATTACCACCGATTCCGCTGTAAAAGGCGCTCCGACAGGTTTTAGTGTTCCAATTCGTGAATTACGTTTGTGTGCAGGAGCCGGTTTCGTTTATGCACTATCTGGCAGTATCATGACCATGCCAGGCTTACCGGACAAACCGGCATTCATGAATTTAGACCTTGATGATTTCGGAAATATCATTGGCTTATCGTAG